Proteins co-encoded in one Arachis hypogaea cultivar Tifrunner chromosome 13, arahy.Tifrunner.gnm2.J5K5, whole genome shotgun sequence genomic window:
- the LOC112791826 gene encoding probable serine/threonine-protein kinase PBL28 translates to MPFGLVSAWNKRRRSKSQDHTDPWIYRPAEFWQLEDQAPQAPKKRHGSSVFTLKEMEEATCSFSDDNLLGKGGFGKVYRGTLRSGEVVAIKKMELPAIREAEGEREFRVEVDILSRLDHPNLVSLIGYCADGKHRFLVYEYMQNGNLQHHLNGIGERKMDWPLRLKVALGAAKGLAYLHSSSCVGIPIVHRDFKSTNVLLTSNFEAKISDFGLAKLMPEGQETHVTARVFGTFGYFDPEYTSTGKLTLQSDVYSFGVVLLELLTGRRAVDLNQGPNDQNLVVQVRHLLNDRKKLRKVIDAEMARNSYTLESIFMFANLASRCVRSDSDERPSMIECVKELQIIIFTNSKGLGMVMHSLRMM, encoded by the exons ATGCCATTTGGTTTGGTCTCAGCCTGGAACAAGCGCCGTCGAAGCAAGTCTCAAGATCATACAGACCCTT GGATTTATAGGCCTGCAGAGTTTTGGCAACTGGAAGATCAAGCGCCACAAGCTCCAAAAAAGAGGCATGGATCGTCTGTTTTCACACTCAAGGAGATGGAAGAGGCAACATGTTCATTCAGTGATGATAATCTTCTTGGAAAAGGTGGATTTGGAAAGGTATACAGAGGAACTCTGCGTTCAGGAGAG GTTGTAGCAATAAAAAAGATGGAGCTGCCAGCTATTAGAGAAGCCGAAGGAGAGCGCGAATTCCGGGTGGAAGTGGACATATTGAGCAGACTAGACCACCCAAATCTTGTTTCCTTGATCGGCTACTGTGCTGATGGAAAGCACAGATTCTTAGTATATGAGTATATGCAAAATGGGAACCTGCAACATCATCTGAATG GAATTGGGGAAAGAAAAATGGATTGGCCTCTAAGGCTGAAAGTGGCATTAGGAGCTGCAAAAGGACTTGCTTATCTGCATTCAAGCTCTTGTGTTGGGATCCCTATTGTTCACAGAGATTTCAAATCCACCAATGTTCTTCTAACCTCCAATTTTGAAGCAAAG ATATCTGATTTCGGGCTAGCTAAACTAATGCCAGAAGGACAAGAGACACATGTAACTGCTAGAGTGTTTGGTACTTTTGGCTATTTTGATCCTGAGTATACATCG ACCGGAAAACTCACTCTACAAAGTGATGTTTATTCTTTTGGCGTTGTCCTTCTGGAGCTTCTGACTGGACGTAGAGCCGTAGATCTAAACCAAGGTCCAAATGATCAAAACCTTGTGGTCCAG GTGAGACACCTACTAAATGACCGGAAGAAGCTTCGAAAGGTGATAGATGCAGAGATGGCTCGAAACTCTTACACTTTGGAGTCTATATTCATGTTTGCCAATTTAGCATCAAGATGTGTTCGTAGTGACAGTGATGAGAGGCCTTCCATGATAGAGTGTGTTAAAGAACTTCAAATCATCATCTTTACAAATTCAAAAGGCTTGGGAATGGTTATGCATAGCTTGAGAATGATGTAG